The Amycolatopsis methanolica 239 nucleotide sequence TACCCGTGAACACCGCTGGAGTTCGACCGGACGTGCCAGAGCAGGGGTGCGGCGCGACGCAAGGTCAGGGCAGGGGACGGGGAGTGCGCATCGACAATGACCTCTACCAGCGAATCCTGGGGGAGGAACTCCGCAAGCTGCGCCGGCGACGAGGCTGGACGCGTAAGGAGCTGAACCAGCACCTGCAGAGCGACATCTCGCTGCAGACGCTGGCGACCTATGAACTGGGCACGCGGCAGTGCTCGGTGGTGCGGCTCGTCGAGCTGTGCCTCGCGATGGACGAGCTGCCGCAGGATCTGCTGGCCCGCGTGCATCGCCGCGTCTTCACCGACGAGCCGGGCAAGGTGCGGCTTGACCTGACCCGGATCGTCGCCGATGAGCGGCCCGAGCTGCTGCCGCTGCGCCGGTGGGCGGAAGGCAGACTGCGCCAGCCGGGCGCGCCGCGCGAGGTGCGCCTCGACCGGGCGGCCATGTCGTGGATGGCCCAGCTGTGCAACCTCACCGCCCCCGAGCTGCTGGACCGCCTACGCGCGGTCTCCGGCGTAGAGGACGACTGACGTCCCCTGCCGGACCGCGACCCCATCCGGATCGCACTCCGGCAGGGCGCACCGCGCCGACCCGGCGCCGCGCGCGAGGCCCACTTCGACCGGGCGGCCATTGTGGTGGATGGCCCCGCTGCGCAACCTCACCGTGCCCGCACTGCTGGACCGCCTACGCGCGATCTCCGGCCTGGAGAACGACTAACCGAACGCTCCCGGCCGGACAAATTGCACCAACCCAGCTCCCGCACTAGGTACGCCTCGACCGGCCAGCCATCCAGCTGCGCAATCTCACTGTCCCGCACCGCTGGACCGCCTACGCGCAACCTCCGGGCCTGGAGAACGGATAAGCGGACGCTCCCGGCCGGAGCGCGACCCCACCCGGATCGCACTCCG carries:
- a CDS encoding helix-turn-helix domain-containing protein; its protein translation is MRIDNDLYQRILGEELRKLRRRRGWTRKELNQHLQSDISLQTLATYELGTRQCSVVRLVELCLAMDELPQDLLARVHRRVFTDEPGKVRLDLTRIVADERPELLPLRRWAEGRLRQPGAPREVRLDRAAMSWMAQLCNLTAPELLDRLRAVSGVEDD